A single genomic interval of Helianthus annuus cultivar XRQ/B chromosome 6, HanXRQr2.0-SUNRISE, whole genome shotgun sequence harbors:
- the LOC110895918 gene encoding probable sodium/metabolite cotransporter BASS6, chloroplastic — translation MVMTLFGLPTPLGAGIMLTSCVSGAQLSNYATFLTDPTMAPLSIVMTSISTATAVFVTPLLSLLLIGKRLPVDVKGMVSNILQIVISPVAAGLLLNRFLPRISGAIKPFLLPLSVLVTSLCVGAPLAININSVLSPFGLSVLLLVTSFHLSAFIVGYAFTGVAFRIEPEVKPLQRTLSCETGMQSSLLALALANKFFQDPLVRVPPAISVVIMSLMGFSLVMIWAKKTV, via the exons caTCTTGTGTTAGCGGGGCCCAGTTGTCAAATTACGCCACTTTTCTAACGGACCCCACGATGGCCCCACTAAGCATCGTTATGACATCAATATCTACTGCTACTGCTGTTTTCGTGACCCCACTATTGTCTCTATTGCTCATCGGAAAGAGGCTGCCTGTTGACGTAAAAGGAATGGTTTCCAATATTTTGCAGATTGTTATTTCGCCTGTTGCCGCTGGCTTGCTTCTTAATCG ATTTTTGCCAAGAATATCAGGTGCTATAAAACCCTTTTTGCTGCCATTATCAGTTTTAGTGACTTCTCTATGTGTCGGGGCTCCACTTGCAATTAACATAAATTCGGTTTTATCGCCCTTTGGGCTATCAGTTTTGTTGCTTGTTACCTCATTTCATTTATCAGCGTTTATAGTTGGATATGCATTTACTGGCGTTGCTTTTCGCATTGAACCAGAAGTCAAACCTCTTCAAAGAACACTTTCTTGCGAAACAG GTATGCAAAGTAGTTTGTTGGCCCTTGCGCTAGCGAATAAATTCTTTCAAGATCCACTTGTTCGCGTACCTCCTGCAATATCA GTTGTAATCATGTCACTAATGGGGTTTTCTCTTGTGATGATTTGGGCCAAGAAGACGGTATGA